The genomic DNA TCATAAGGCTTGATAACTAGTATATCATCAGGAACAATGGCTTGTTCGTCAGCAAGTATTTCGACTTTAGTTTCTCTATCTGGAAAAATAATATCTTGGCTTGATTTTCCATTGGCGAGATCATCGAATGTTCTTGCAAGTGAGCTTTTCATAAAGCCATTAGGTGCATAAATAGAGTAAACACCTTTATTTTTATGTTCGATTTTTAAATTAAAATCATATTCCAATTTTCTAATGCCGTAACAATTTTCCAAACGAACACTTAGACTATCCATTACTTGCTCCAAATTAATATTTTATTTTATTGGTTCCTGAGCACGCCTTCTCTTTTTGCTTAATAACTTCTTCACTACTATTTTGCATTGCTTTCAGGATCATCAAATTACACTCTTTTTGCTTTAACTCTTGCGCAGTTTTATGTTCTGGCTCATTAATGTAAGCAATCATCGGTTTGTAGCTAAGAGAAGCATTACAGTACATGTTGGATTGCTTTCTGCCTTTCTGGTTTAAGTTATCCTTGCTCGAAAGCTGAGTGCACAGTTCCGTAAACATAGCTTTGGCCTGCTGAGTGCATTTCGATAATTTGAACGAATATTGCTCAAAATCGGCACAAACGCTTTTTAGTCGTATCTTCCATAGCTGGTGCTGAAAGCGAATTTCAGTGCCGTGATAGATTAGGCTTTTGGTGGTAACGGTAGTGTTCATCGAATCCAGATAGTGATCAGCTATGTTGTTGGTAGCTGCTTGAATGTATACAGCGAATAGCTGTGATAGTGGATCCATTACTCGTCCTTAAGTATATGTTGCATATATATTTATAGAGTCGATACTACTCTTTTAAATGAGCGATTAATAGCCAGTGAATATCAAAACATTCTTAGTGTTTCTCTATAAAGATGATCAATCTCAATTTGTTTGCAAATGGGATTGCTCACATCAACATCTAATCGCTGTTTGCCTCATATAATGTTTAGACAAATCTATTTCGTTCATCCTCGGAGGATTATCTTTATCTTCAGGCCGAAGGTTGATAGTGATCGAATTCGGAATACTCTCCGATTTTGTCACTAGGGTTGTACAGTTATTGACAGAACTCCAAGTTAACTGCGTTTGGTGCTTAGCTAATGTGATAGTCCATTCATGTACACGAGTGATGATCTCAACACCTAAAGCCACAATGCCTTTTAACTGCACGATAAGCTCGTCACCGTATCGATTAGCTTTATAGATACTAGGTTCAATATAATCTTGAGCTGAATTACGGGAATGCTTAGATAATACCTCGCTTCTATCAATATCTGTGCCCGCATTGATTTCCGCATTAGCATCTTGGGATTTTTCTGGATTTCCAGAAATCACATTAGTGTTCAAACCCTGATGAAACGTAGCATTTCCGGCATTTGTAACAGTTACATCTAACGGGTTTAAAACAGATTGAACGTCTGCATCCTTAGTCTTTTCATAGGCATTGCGGCAATTATCATCAGAGATTTGGTGTGAACGCTTTTGTTTTTTATGTTCGTACAGCGGTCTAATTAGCTGATCTTCTCGCTTACAAAAAACGCCCCCCATTAGCTCAGTGTAACGACCCCAATCGGAGTCATCTGCTGCTTGCCTAATATCTTCCACCCATTCAAGACTTTCATCAGTTATTTTACTTAACCGTCTTAATTCACGCCAAGGCGTTACACCTACCCCACCAATTTGTTGAAACTGGCGAATGCCCCAACAAGAAGCCCATACTCGAATACGTGTGGCTGCGGTGACAGACTCAGTACCATAAAGGTCATGTTCAATCCCCTCGCCGTCTATCCCTTTAGCGACATATTTAGCAATATATCCCGTTGCAGAGCCTTTCTTCGGATCAATATATTCAACCTTAAAACGACGCTCTTTTGCACCTTGCTCATCACCATCTTCTTGTAAGCAATATTCTTGAAATGTTTTCACTAATGCTTCTTGCTGCTCGGTCTGAACAAATAACAACAAATGCCAATGCGGTGTGCCGTCATGGTGTGGTTCGGCCACTCTAAAACCAAACGGAGTAATTTTGTCACGGTTAAGTGATGCTCTAATACGCTGAAAAGTTCGGTTTAGGTAATCTTGACCATCTAAAGGTGTTTCGCCTTGCCACTTAGGGTTTTCGGCACCAGATTTAGCAAAGCAACGGTGATATTTAGACGGTGTGGTCATTGTCAGAAATACAGCAGCGTAGCCCATTTTTGTCGAGTAATCTTCAAAACCACGAATACGAACCATCAATTCAGCTTTACGGATTTTGGGATTAGACACATTAAGGTCTGATAATTCGGCAAGGCTAACACTGAAATCAAGCTCATTCGTCGCTAAGGTATTTTCCAGTAATTCACGATTACTTTGCCATTGAGACTTATAATTTTCGACGGTTATGTTACTGGCATAAATACCACGATGACGACTCACTTGGTTTAACAGCCGTGAAATAGTTTCGATTTGCCTATTGTGAAGTCGTCTTAGTTTTGGTTTCCACCATGACTCATCACAAGCACGTTTGATCACACCCATGACTTTTGAATACTCTTCATTGGTCAGGCAATCATGCTCAAGGTTATTTAACGCGGTATCCGTTAACGGGTGCGGCTTTATTTGATAGCAAGTAACATAACGCAATATTGCAGAGTAAGTTTTGAACAAACTTTGTGAATTAACCCGTGATGCTATTTTTGCACATTGCCGAGCATGGTGTTTAGACATTGCCTTAAAATCACGATCATCAACACTAACACAACTCATTCGGTTACTGCTGTGGCCTAATACTTTGCTAATTGCAGTAGTTGTCCTCAATAGGTACAAATTTGCTTCTATGTGATTAGAAAAACGTTCGTAACGATGCATAAGTGCATTTTTATGAATTTGTGGTAAGCCATATAATCGCCTAACAATAAAATGTGCATTATCCAGCTCTACTCTAGTCATTAGATTGACCTCTACGCAGCTTTAACCACTCAACCCCACGTTGACTTATAGAGCAACATTGCCATTTTAGGCCAGCAATATAACGGGTTCTTTCAATTAAAAAGCCATTAGCCTTTAACTTAAACAATGTTCGTTTTTGAAAATGTCCTGTATATGAGTCATAACCGACCATCTTTCCTAGGTCGGGACAAATCTCAATACAGATTTCAATATGGTTATCTTGCGTTAACCACTCAATGAATATGACTTGTTCATCAGTAAAGGCGGCCATTATTTGCCACCTTCGTTTATAGTTGAAGTTTGCGTTACGTTAACGAGTTCAGGGGTCGTTAACGGGTACATGGCAGTATTTTCCTCATCGGTACTTGTTAACGGGTCGTCATCGTTAAAAACCTTGAACATACTGTTGGTTGCTTCAATCGTTGCACAGAGATAAGAAAGCTGTGCAACTATGATGAGGCTTGCAATACTGAAGCTAAAAAAATTACAGAGTATGCTCATAAATCCTCCCGTTAACGAAATTTTCAATATCGCTTTGACGGTACATCACACGACGACCAACTTTGATAAAGCTGAGAGGATAGCGGCCAGTACAGCGCCAGACGGATAAGGTTCCTATGGTGACTCCTAAAAAGTCAGAAACCTGAGAGGGGGTAAGTAGTGAATTCATGTTAACTCCGATTAGTTTGTGTTTGTCGGAGTGAACAATATGATCAGAAGGTTGGTGTGTATTCACGTTACAGGGTGTAAAAGTACCTCCACAGAGTGTGGAGGTGTAATTAAGTAGGTTTTATGAGGCTTTTAAATCATTTAAGTTGAAATGTGGATTAGAAAGATGAGTAAATTATCGGTTTTAGTTAGACACGGCTAATCGTGCCGTTTTCTCATATTTTCTAATCCACGTTTCGATGGTTCTTGGTGCTTGATAATCACTTGTAAAACGGTATCCGATAGATTCGCCGTACTCAGCAATACGAGAAACGGTTATTTGCGAGGCTTGATGTGGGTTTTTGAAGTCACCTTCAAGGTACAGCTTAATTGCGAAGGCTTTAACTTTGTCTGACTTTTCAAATCGCTTGTTTCTACCTGACTTACCAGCTGTTGAAGAGGCTTCAATATGGCCTATAGCTTTCAGAACTTTTTCCCTCATAGAAACCATTTCAGATTCTTGATGTGTTATCAGTTCTTTAATTAGATTATCTGCAAAAATATTGGCTTGGTCAGGTAAACCAGCTAGTTGACAAGCTAGAATACTTTTGAAAATACCAAAAAGATTTTCAGTTAACTCAGTTGGCAGTTTACCTAAGAGTTTTGATTTAATGGCTATAAAATTTGGAGTAATTAATTCATTAGCATTAGGGATAAAAATGTTAGCAATTTCTTTTAGTGAATTAGCATTAGTCACCATTTTTGCTTTTTCTGGTTGATTAACACCTCCCAATAAATTAAGAAAAAACTTAATTAAACTACTCCATAAATTACACCCAACTTTTTGGATAACATCTAAAACAGTTAACCCATTAGGGTCTTTAGCAAATGCCTTAATTATTTCATCTTCTGTTGCGTTTTTGGGTGCTATAGAGTCGTATGCCTTGACAGCATTTATAAAATCCATAAGAGAAGTGACTATTGTTTCAAGCTCTATAGGTAAACTGTCTTGTTCAAGATCTGCTGCAAAGTCGTTAGACGAAGAGCTTGTCAGCATCTCGACTAAAGAGTGTCTGTCTATTGGTAGGGGAAAAGATGGATTTTCTTGGCTCATTACAGACGACTTCTATTTAATCTATAAATAGGGAAATCTATTATAAATAGAGCGAAAAGTCTACAACTGAGGTTAACTGAGTGAAATGGACATTATTCGAAATGGTTATAACAAAAAGTGCTAAAAAAGCACATTCCTGTGGTGGCACAGGGGCGGCACAGGATTTGAGAAAATCTGTAACCTATTGAATTTAAAACACAAATAGCTCTACTTGGTCTCCCCACAGGGACTCGAACCCCGATCGGCCGCTTAGGAGGCGGCTGCTCTATCCTGTTGAGCTATAGAGAGACTCAGTGATTATACTGAGTTTAGAGTCGAATTAAACCTTTTAAATTTAATTGCTTGATTAATAACCAACTAATTCTTAACCATCCCTTTTGTTCTGGTCTATTTATTCAGCATCTATTTGTTAACGAGCTATTTATTAACGAGCTATGTCTTAACTCTCTATTTATTAAAAGTCTCTTTGTTAAAAGTCACTTCTCTTAGACTTTAATGCTTATTGGCCTAATTCTTAATGGCAATGTCATTCAGTTGAATGTTATCTGCACTGTCTATGCCCTCAAGCATTGCCGTTGAACTGTCTTCGGTGACTTGTTCGATGACCACAGTGGCACGACTTTTAGTGGCGATGGCGCGCATAGAATTAAATCTATCTGGGATATTTTTTTGCAGTACGATTTGGAATTTATCACCCATTTTAACGCCGTTTTTTCGTCCTAAATTAATGATAATGCGGTCCCCTTGCCTGGCGACAATTTGGCCTAATAATGGCCGACAGTTTAATTGTTTATCCAGTGATATCACGCTTTGTTGAAAAATATCACTGATAGCCTGACCATAAGATGAACGCCAAAAACGTTGGTTAGCAGGTGATACTGTTTCTTGTCTTTCAAATTCCCAAGGCGCTGATGTTGCGAAAGACTCTGTCCATACCTTTTCACCACTGATGCCATGGTAAAGGGTTAATTTAAAGATAAATTGCCTTAGCGGATCATCATCGATCAACCCCATATAACTGCTTTGCACGGGCTCGGTGGAGATATCAATAATTTCGGGTTGCAGCACATATTGGCTGTCGGTGATTTCACCTAACCAACTGGGTATGCGATAACCTTTAAAGTTAACCAACTGATTGGTGTTATCAATTTTTTCATCGGCATGTAATCGTACAAAACTGTATCGCGATTGCGCGTTGATAACCTTGCCTAATTGTTCGGTGATCCGTTGCTCAAAGTGTGCTAATTGGCCATAACGTAGCTGTTCGCGCTCTTGCAAATAGGATTGCGGCAACATAATGGCGGCTTTGAGGGATTGGCTTTTACATTGTCCATCGAATGCTTGTTCACTGAGATCAAGCTGTAAAACCACTGTAATCATGTGTTCACTGATCATTTCACTCATTAATTCAACGTTATTAGCCGATCCCATGCGCTGAATTTGAAAGCTATCTTGAGTGAGTCGCCCTTGATTGACTTGTTGTTCGCTGGAAAAGTTAACCCCGGCTTTTAAACTGGCATAGTTTAATGCCTGACTGATGGCCTCTTCGCGGGCTTTATCAATATCGCCATTAACAATTTTAGCCTTGCCAGTAACTTCCATTTGCTCTGCCAATACCGACGGAGAAACACACAAGGCACTCAGCCATAGCATGGCTATTGCAGCAAGATGACTGAAGCTTTTAATTCGGTTAACAGGGCGGTGTCGGATCAACATACTTTGTCCTAATGTCAAAAAATCGTCAATTTTGCACAATTGTGTAAATTAAGCTTACTCTATGTTTATTTAAAGCAAGAATTATGCCGACTACCTATATTGGTGGGTATTCTCTATGTTGTTCAATTACAGTAAAGCTTTTAGCGCATTTGCCGATATAAGGGTACAAATAATAAAGAGTAAACAATTGACCTTAGTTATCGATGACAAAGGCGATTAAATGACTCATTTATATTAAGACTTGCAGCATGATTTGTTAGAGGAATTATTATGATTAACAGGCTTTTTATCCCCACTGTCATGCTGGCGTCGTTATCGTTAGCGGCATGTACCCAAACGCCTAATGCTGCCAGTAACCTTGCCTTTAGTAACAATGGTAACTATATCAAAGTGGCTGATGAAGATGAGGTTTATCGGGATAAGCTCACTTATGATATTCAAGCCGCAGGATTATCACCTAAAGGCCAGGTGAATGTATGGGCAGAAAAACTGGTCAACGAATTAGTGTTACAAAATGACGTATTACGCCCTGATCAACCACTGTTAATTACCACGCCGGTAATGACCAGCGATTTAAATGTAACCAATGAGTTAGCATTACAGTTACAGCAAGGATTACTCACAGCGTTTCACGCTCATGAATTTAATTTAGTCGATTTAAACGTGGCGACTAATTTACGCGCAACCGAACAAGGCGAGTTTATGCTGAGCCGAAATTGGGAGCTATTGCGAACAGATTTGCCCGTGTCACACGTATTAGTGTCAACCATGACCCTAACACCTGAAGGGATTGTATTTAACGCCCGAGTGGTAAATATAACCAATAATAGGGTCCTTTCTGCGGTGCAGTCATTTGTGACGGCATCGAGCTTGTCAGGTTATTTGCAGCCTTCTGAAATAATCGAGTCGCGCGATGGTTTGCTGTATCGCCACCAAAAACGAGGCGACAGTCGTTACACCGTATTAGGAGATAAGCAATGAAATCTATGATGTTAGTTATGTTATTGCTGCTAACGGGCTGTATGAGCCATGGTAAAAATGTTCAGTTGGAAAACCCCGCGCCGGCTGCGTTTCCAACCTTAACCGCTATTGGGTATGCACCACTGGCAACGCAGCCCAGCAAGGAGCCATCACACCGTATTTTAATGGCGATGCAGGCATCAAAAATTGCCGCCTACCGTGAGTTAGCGGAACAAGTTTATGGCCAACAAATATCTGCTAGCAGTAACGTTAGTGAGTGGTTATTAACTGATGACAAGGTTAAGTCCAGTGTTAGCGGCATTATCCGCGGCGCAAAGGTGGTAAAGACCTACCCTGCAGGTGAATTTTATGTCACTGAACTCGAACTGGATTTTAAACAAGTATGGCAATTGTACGCGCAACAAAATCGCCCTACACGCTTGAAAAATGTGACTTACTTTTAAGGTTCAGCTTCAAGCTTAAGATCCAAGATTTAGACTTCGGACTTTAGCGTTAAGCGTTATTAGTTATGATAGGTAACTAGTGATTGTTGATTGACAGACATTAAGCCAAAATCGTCTACGAAATAGTAATAAAAATGCCGCTGATATTCGATATCAGCGGCATTTTTTGTTTTTATGTTTGAGCCGACTTTGCGAGGTTTTTAACACCACAATGAAGATTTAATCTGTCTTTTAGCGAGTGTGGTTGGAATTAAAATTTAACCCCGAACACTAAGCCGAATGCCGCTTGATTCTCTATATCGTCAGTAAGATCAGGATTGCTTAATTCCATTTCACCACCAAAATAATAACCAGCATAAACATTAAGGCTGACATTGTTGGTAGCTTGCCATCCGGTGCGCAAAAATCCGACCCACTCAGTCACTTCGATAGTTTGATCATCATCGGCAATTAAAAAACGCTCGGTGCGACGTGAACTGCCAACACCAAAACTTAAGTCACGATTGTATTGATAACTTAACTCCAAACCTGCTGGGCCACTAAAACCGGCTTGGAACGGGTTAGCGAGTACCCACTTATCGCTTATCTGCCAGCGAACCGCTAAATAAGGAATGGTACGCACTTCTGAAATATCATTTAAATACGCAACCCCAAGGCCGAGCATATTGCCGGAGTCGAAACGATACATTCCCGATGCGACCACACCGTAACTTTGCGCATTTGACGCTGAGGCGGTGTCGGCATAAGCATATTGCAGTTTAGGCGCGACTAAAAACATCCAATGATTATCAGGACGATAAGATAATGATAAACCGCCACTGTACTGATTTATGCTCGACCAAGGTTGAGCACTGCTGCGTAGCTGGGTATTTTGGTTTATGCGCCAATCATAATCGAGGTTATCGTAGCCAAGGTTGGCACCGATAGACCACTGACGATTGAGTGGCATGCTTGCTGAAAAGCTGGTTTTCCATGCATCTCGCTGTAATTCATTTGGGTTGGTATTATCGGCCCCAACATTAGCGGTGGCGGTTGATGTACGAGCCACTGTGAATGAAAACGGTGAACGATCTGGTGCGGCAATCGCTTGCTGGCTTAACAGCAGGCCAGATGCACACATTATTGATAATAATGATAATTTTAGTGATTTAAACCCGATTACCTTAACATCATCTAGCTTAGCGTTATAACGTGTCATATCAATCTGCTTCCCTTCAAATAATAAGATAAACTCAATATTACTTTGGCTTAGTTGCTGTACTAATACTGTGATCTGGCCAATTAAGTTCAATTTTAAGTTGAGTTTATTTTAAGCCGACTTTATGAGCCCGTAAAAACATGTCGGCTGTGTCGTGTAAGTACTGCTGTCTGGTGAGCAGTAGGTCGCCTATTTCTAGGCCTAACTCCAAGCGTAATTTTAGTTCGCCAAATAACATCAAACACAATCTTACCGCGCTTTCATGAGGATTTTCAAACAGATATACCCCATGCTCATTGACTTTTATTAAATAGTTTCTGATCAAGCCTAATATATGCTTTGGGCCCGCGTCATAAAATAGTTTAGACACTTCAGGATGCGTATCGGATTGAGCTACGCAGGTTTTAAATACAGTCATGGCTTCATTGCTGACAATCATCTCACCAAATTGCAGAGCAAACAGCAAAATAACTCGTTGAGGTTGGCTTGCATCAATTAAAGCATTGTTAGTGAGTTGATGCACAACACATTTAGACTCAATCGCGGAAACGAATAAATCATCTTTGCAACCAAAGTGAGAATACACGGTTTGCTTTGACACTCCGGCATGCTTTGCCACTTCATCCATGCTGGTATGAGGAAAACCCTGATGACAAAAAAGTGTAATGGCAGACTCGAGTATCTGAGCCCGCTTTTGCTCACTGCAGCTCAAATGAATCTGTCCGTCGTTATTAAGCGATATAAGATCTTTTGTCATGATTTTTCCGTAAGTTAGCCATTAAGCCATATCGTGTGTCTGCGTACTGCTCACTATTTAGTGTCATAGTAACCAAAAATAGACTGGACAGTCTAGTTTTATAAAATTAGACTACCGAATCTAGTTAACATTTAAATTACATCTTGCGGTTGTTGTTAATGCATTCACTTATTGATATTAACCTCTGCTCAGAAGACAAATCAACATTGACACAATCTGTTGCTTTTCAAGGAATAAACTTATGTACGCGTCAAAGACATTCACCCCATTTATTCGATACTGGGCGCTAGGTTTAAGCTTAATAGTGTTAAGCGGTTGTGGCTCTGAGGTAAAAGAACATTCGCAAACAATTGAGTATCAAACGGTATTGTCACAGACCTTAGTGCTAAATGACCATTATCAGTACATGCAAACCTATACTGGTACCATTCGCTCGGCAAATACCACCGGGATTGGTTTTGAGCTGGCGGGTAAGCTCAATAATATCCTGGTCGACAGCGGCGATACGGTGACAAAAGGCCAAACATTAGCGCAGCTTGATACCGATTTATTAACTGCAGAAAAACAACAGCTACAAGCCAGTTTATTACAAACCCAAGCGGATATAGATTTAGCCAAAAATACCTTAGTACGCACTCAAAAGTTGAAGCTACAAAACTATGTTTCTGAGCAGCAACTCGATGAAACCCAGCAACAAGTTATTAGCTTACAAGCCAACCAGAAACGTATAGAAGCAAGCTTAAGAGCCACTACGTTGAAACTTGAAAAATCAACATTACTTGCCCCGTTCAGTGGAAAAATCAGTCAACGTTTTCATAATGTCGGCGAAGTTATTGCATTAGGCAGTCCGGTTTTTACCTTAATCGGTAACAGTCAGCCGTTAGCTTATATTGGTGTGCCGATTGATATTGCTCAGCAATTAACCACCCAACAAATGGTGGATGTCCGTGTAGGCAAACAAACCTTTAGCGCTGAAATTGCGGGGATCAGTGCCGAAGTCAATACCATTAGCCGCACGGTTCAATTACGGATCCTTTTGCTTGATTCAGCCAGAGTGATCAATGGCGAAATAGCCTATCTCGCTTATCAACAAGATGTGCAACAACCCGGTTACTGGGTGCCCATGTCGGCATTAACTGATGGCGTGCGCGGCTTATGGAACGTATTTTTATTAGCCAAAGCAGAGCAAGATTACTATCTAATTGAACGCCGGGATGTAGATATTATCTATACCAATGAACAACAAGCGTATATTCAGGGCGCCATTCAAGCAACAGATATGATTGTGTCGCAAGGATTGCATAAATTGGTGGTAAGCCAAAAAGTCACCCTTGCTCAAACTGAGCACGAGGGGGCGTTATGATTAAAGCATTTTTAGAAAATGGCCGCCTAACAAGCTTATTTATTGCGTTATTAATTGTGGCTGGGTTAGGTGCTATTTCAAGCTTGCCACGCACCGAAGATCCGCATATAACCAATCGATTTTCATCGGTTATCACTCAGTACCCAGGGGCATCCGCTGAGCGCGTTGAGGCACTCGTCACCGAAGTCATCGAAAATCAATTACGCCGTTTAGAAGATTTAAAGCTCGTCCAGTCGACTTCTCGCCCAGGGATTTCGGTGATTCAATTAGAATTAAAAGACACTGTCACCGAGACCGATCCGGTGTGGTCTCGAGCACGCGATCTTATCGCCGACAGTAAATTCTTGCTGCCTGTAGAAGCACAAAATAGTGTGCTAGATGATCAACTCGGTTATGCCAACACTGCTATTTTAGGGCTTGTTTGGGCAGATAGCAGCCCGGTAAGAGCCGATATTTTGAATCGTTACGCCAAAGAATTACAAAGCCGGTTAAGGCTGCTCAGCGGCACTGACTTTGTCAAACTGTATGGTGCACCTGAAGAAGAAATTTTAGTTGAGTTAGATGGCAATAAAATCAATCAATTGCATCTTACTCCTGCCGCAATTGCGGCAATTTTAAATAATGCCGATAGCAAAATTTCAGCCGGTGAAATCAACAATAGTCAATTTAGAGCTTTAGTTGAGGTTTCTGGCGAATTAGACTCACAAAACCGTATCCGCCAAGTGCCATTAAAAGTAGACGATTACGGTCAAATTATTCGCTTAGGTGATGTGGCCAACATTACTCGCCAAGCTAAAACCCCCGCGTCGAGTATCGCGTTAATCGACAGCCGACAAGGCGTATTAGTGTCTGCGCGCATGTTGAATAATAATCGAGTCGATGTGTGGCAACAGCACGTGAGCAAGACCATAGATGCGTTTTCAACTAACTTGCCGGCTAATATTAAGGTGCAATGGTTATTTGACCAACAAAGCTATACCAGTGACCGATTAGGCGGCTTGGTGATTAACCTGTTACAGGGGTTTGTGATTATTTTAGCAGTATTGATGCTCACATTAGGACTTCGCAATGCGATGATTGTGGCTATATCACTGCCACTAACGGCACTCTTTACCCTCACCTGTATGAAATATACCGGACTGCCTATTCACCAAATGTCGGTGACCGGTTTGGTGGTTGCGCTGGGCATTATGGTCGATAATGCGATTGTGATTGTTGATGCGATAGCCCAACGTCGTCAACAAGGTATGAGTAAACTTGAAGCTGTGTCTAAAACGCTACACCATTTATGGTTACCCTTGGCGGGTTCGACCATTACCACCATGCTAGCCTTTGCACCTATTGTATTAATGCCAGGGGCTGCGGGTGAGTTTGTGGGTGGTATTGCGATCTCAGTGATGTTTGCGTTGCTGGGTTCATACATTATTTCTCATACCATTATTGCAGGACTTGCGGGTCGATTCAGTCGCAGTGAAAAACCAACGGCTTGGTATCAGCAAGGCATGGCGTTTCCGCGGATAAGCCGTGCGTATATCGCCAGTTTACAGTTTGCGTTAACTCGGCCAATACTGACCGCCATCGTTATTGGTATATTGCCTATGGCAGGCTTTTTTGCCGCAGGGAAAATGACTGAACAATTTTTCCCACCCTCTGATCGCGATATGTTTCAAATAGAAGTCTATTTGGCGCCTCATGTCAGTATCGAGAACACCCTCGAACAGGTCAAACAGATTGATCATAAACTGCAACAAATTGAAGAAATTATAGAGGCCACTTGGGTTGTTGGCGGCAATACACCCTCTTTTTATTACAACTTAACTCAGCGGCAACAAGGGGCAACCAATTACGCCCAAGCAATGATTAAAGTGACCGATTTTGCCGCGGCAAATCGATTGATTTTACAATTGCAAAAAGAGTTAGATGCGCAATTTCCACAAGCACAAATATTAGTCCTTAAACTTGAACAAGGCCCGCCCTTTAACGCCCCTGTTGAACTGCGTATTTACGGCCCTAATCTTGATACCCTGAAAATATTGGGTGAAG from Shewanella psychromarinicola includes the following:
- a CDS encoding replication endonuclease produces the protein MTRVELDNAHFIVRRLYGLPQIHKNALMHRYERFSNHIEANLYLLRTTTAISKVLGHSSNRMSCVSVDDRDFKAMSKHHARQCAKIASRVNSQSLFKTYSAILRYVTCYQIKPHPLTDTALNNLEHDCLTNEEYSKVMGVIKRACDESWWKPKLRRLHNRQIETISRLLNQVSRHRGIYASNITVENYKSQWQSNRELLENTLATNELDFSVSLAELSDLNVSNPKIRKAELMVRIRGFEDYSTKMGYAAVFLTMTTPSKYHRCFAKSGAENPKWQGETPLDGQDYLNRTFQRIRASLNRDKITPFGFRVAEPHHDGTPHWHLLLFVQTEQQEALVKTFQEYCLQEDGDEQGAKERRFKVEYIDPKKGSATGYIAKYVAKGIDGEGIEHDLYGTESVTAATRIRVWASCWGIRQFQQIGGVGVTPWRELRRLSKITDESLEWVEDIRQAADDSDWGRYTELMGGVFCKREDQLIRPLYEHKKQKRSHQISDDNCRNAYEKTKDADVQSVLNPLDVTVTNAGNATFHQGLNTNVISGNPEKSQDANAEINAGTDIDRSEVLSKHSRNSAQDYIEPSIYKANRYGDELIVQLKGIVALGVEIITRVHEWTITLAKHQTQLTWSSVNNCTTLVTKSESIPNSITINLRPEDKDNPPRMNEIDLSKHYMRQTAIRC
- a CDS encoding helix-turn-helix domain-containing protein: MNSLLTPSQVSDFLGVTIGTLSVWRCTGRYPLSFIKVGRRVMYRQSDIENFVNGRIYEHTL
- a CDS encoding flagellar assembly protein FlgT translates to MLIRHRPVNRIKSFSHLAAIAMLWLSALCVSPSVLAEQMEVTGKAKIVNGDIDKAREEAISQALNYASLKAGVNFSSEQQVNQGRLTQDSFQIQRMGSANNVELMSEMISEHMITVVLQLDLSEQAFDGQCKSQSLKAAIMLPQSYLQEREQLRYGQLAHFEQRITEQLGKVINAQSRYSFVRLHADEKIDNTNQLVNFKGYRIPSWLGEITDSQYVLQPEIIDISTEPVQSSYMGLIDDDPLRQFIFKLTLYHGISGEKVWTESFATSAPWEFERQETVSPANQRFWRSSYGQAISDIFQQSVISLDKQLNCRPLLGQIVARQGDRIIINLGRKNGVKMGDKFQIVLQKNIPDRFNSMRAIATKSRATVVIEQVTEDSSTAMLEGIDSADNIQLNDIAIKN
- a CDS encoding FlgO family outer membrane protein — protein: MINRLFIPTVMLASLSLAACTQTPNAASNLAFSNNGNYIKVADEDEVYRDKLTYDIQAAGLSPKGQVNVWAEKLVNELVLQNDVLRPDQPLLITTPVMTSDLNVTNELALQLQQGLLTAFHAHEFNLVDLNVATNLRATEQGEFMLSRNWELLRTDLPVSHVLVSTMTLTPEGIVFNARVVNITNNRVLSAVQSFVTASSLSGYLQPSEIIESRDGLLYRHQKRGDSRYTVLGDKQ
- a CDS encoding LPP20 family lipoprotein, producing MKSMMLVMLLLLTGCMSHGKNVQLENPAPAAFPTLTAIGYAPLATQPSKEPSHRILMAMQASKIAAYRELAEQVYGQQISASSNVSEWLLTDDKVKSSVSGIIRGAKVVKTYPAGEFYVTELELDFKQVWQLYAQQNRPTRLKNVTYF
- a CDS encoding autotransporter outer membrane beta-barrel domain-containing protein, producing the protein MTRYNAKLDDVKVIGFKSLKLSLLSIMCASGLLLSQQAIAAPDRSPFSFTVARTSTATANVGADNTNPNELQRDAWKTSFSASMPLNRQWSIGANLGYDNLDYDWRINQNTQLRSSAQPWSSINQYSGGLSLSYRPDNHWMFLVAPKLQYAYADTASASNAQSYGVVASGMYRFDSGNMLGLGVAYLNDISEVRTIPYLAVRWQISDKWVLANPFQAGFSGPAGLELSYQYNRDLSFGVGSSRRTERFLIADDDQTIEVTEWVGFLRTGWQATNNVSLNVYAGYYFGGEMELSNPDLTDDIENQAAFGLVFGVKF
- a CDS encoding TetR/AcrR family transcriptional regulator — encoded protein: MTKDLISLNNDGQIHLSCSEQKRAQILESAITLFCHQGFPHTSMDEVAKHAGVSKQTVYSHFGCKDDLFVSAIESKCVVHQLTNNALIDASQPQRVILLFALQFGEMIVSNEAMTVFKTCVAQSDTHPEVSKLFYDAGPKHILGLIRNYLIKVNEHGVYLFENPHESAVRLCLMLFGELKLRLELGLEIGDLLLTRQQYLHDTADMFLRAHKVGLK